The genomic interval ATCAGGCTATCTACTTACAGATTGCCAACCATTTTTTCGAGAATATACTTCAGAAGAAATGGAATAGCGGGGAAAAAATCCCTTCTATCCGGGACATGGCTGTACAATTTGAAGTTAACCCCAACACTACCATGAGAACATTTAACTATCTCCAGGACAAAGGCATCATCTTTAACAAAAGAGGCATCGGCTACTATGTAGCAGACGATGGCTACGAAAAAGCCAGAGCGCTGAAAAAAGAGCAGTTTGTAAATGAAGACCTTGCCGGATTTTTCAGAAATATGCAGATGCTGGGTATTTCATTTGAAGACCTCAAACGGTATTACCACGAATTTTCTAACGGCAATCATAACTAAGCGTATTCAGCTAAACACATGAAAACAAGTAATAAACTTATTCTGGGATTTCTGACTTTGATCCTGATTGCGATTACCGTTTTTGTAGCGGTAGCCAAATATTATCAGTACGCAGATACGGTGACTGGCAATGGAAAAAACACATCGAATGTAAGGCAGGTCACAGATTTTAACAGCATTGAGGTAAGCGGTAAAATTTCAGTAAATCTCACACAGGGCGCACCAACAAAGGTGGAAGTGAAAGGAGATGAAAACCTGATTGTCCTGATCCGTACAGAAGTGTCAGGAAACCAGCTCCGTATTTACACCAAAGATAAAATCAACAGGCAAACTAAGATTGAGGTAGACGTAACCGTTCCGAATATTGAATCGCTGCATTTGTCTGGAGGCGCAAATATACAGTCGACGAATGAATTGAAAGGAGAGGAGTTAGCATTGAAAACTTCTTCCGGAAGCCAGGCTACTTTAGCTTTACAATACAAAAACCTGACATCAGATTCAAATGCCGGGTCTATTCTGAAATTAAGCGGACAGGTGGAGGAAGCCAGTTTTGAAGCTTCGGCCGGTTCGATTATCAACGCTTTTGACCTAAATGCCCGTAAGTGTTCGGTGCAGGCAAATGCCGGTTCTATGACCGAAGTGAAAGTGTTAGATCAAATTTCTGCAGATATCAGCAGCGGAAGTTCACTTACCTATGATGGCGAACCTGCGGTACGGGATGTAAATGCATCATCGGGAGGTATGATCAGAAAAAAGTAGTTGAGGCTGTTTCCACACAGACGGAACGCAGTTTCCGTCCTGTAAGTTTCTATCAGATATATATGAGCGGAAGCAGCCTGACACATTTGTAATACTGATTTGTTGTTGGTAGTTGTTGACAAACCATTATATGTTGAAAGCAATCATGTAAAAGTAAAATGAGGATAATAAATCATCACTTGTACCTGGATAATGAGTTGAGCTTAGGTTCTCTATTGATGCAGGTCACTGAGAGACTGAAACCAGTGTTAATCTTAATCTTACACTAAAATATTATAGATAAGTGGAACAAGATATATTATCCACACAACAAAAGTTGTTTTAGAATAATATTCAAAATTCATTACTTCCATATTTAACATATCTGCCAATGGCTTATTCTTATTAATGAAAGCGTTGTGCTGGTTTTGTTTATTATTCATTGATTTATAGATGGAAAACCAAAGTAATCCAATAACACCACCTAAATAAGGAGCAATCAGCTGTAGTAAGATGACATTAAAAAAAACCTTGGATGGGAATGTATTTCCTAAGCTGAGACTATATATTGATCCAAACAAAACACTTGAAAGTGGAATAATTAGATAAAAAATTGTTTGTAGTTTAGCCTGTTTAGTAAGTAATATAAAAAATACATAGTTCAATTGATTATGGCTGATGTGATGATAAAAAGTGTAACATATTATCAGTTATCCATTTCTATTCTCCGTTTCTTTCACCATCCGGTACGACATATAAGCCAGTAAAGCGATCACAATACCAATGGCAACCCAGATAAAAAGTTTATTTGTAAAAAAGGTAGGGCCTGTTTCCGTCGGCGTTACATTTGAAAGAGCAATTGGCAACCCAGTCTGGATTAGCGCAGCATCAGCCGGAATCTTGTCAGTAAAATAAGTGAGATCATATTGGGGTGCCGGGCGGTCCGGATCATTAAATTCCAAATGGTAGTTTTCTCCTGAGCGTAAATTTGCCAGTAGATAAGTATTTAACTGATAGGCACTCACACTTGCAAACTGCAAAGGCGGATTATCGGCATTATCTATCACCAGGAAGAATTCCTCTGACCATTTACCTGATATAGGTATATTATTCACATGGCTTGAATTCAAATCAAATTCCCGGATCACCTCAAAATACTGTTTCTTTTTTCCTCTCTTTCCTTCTACAGTTTTATATATCCCCAAACGGGCATGCCGCAGGTAATAAGCAGGCTGTGAGATATTCAATTCCATTTTATCTATATACGCAGGCTCCGGCAGCGAAATTTTTACATAGGTTTGCTTTCTGCTACTGCTGTCCTGCACCTGAAAACTCAAATCCGGGATAGGAGTATATTTTCCATTTTCGGCATAGGTATCATAATAGCCTGCTTTCAAAATATTGATGGGTATACTTAAAGAATCATTAATATCCAGTTTATAATAGGTATAATCACTCAATGGAAAGTTCAGAATTTTCATTTCTGCTGTTTCCGAAGTACTATTAGCCGTTTGTAACAGATAATTATCTGCAATAATATACCAGTGAGTGGTATCGTCACTGCCGCTTAACCTGGCTCGCTTCTGTACTGCCGTATTTTTAATAAGTAAACTCAGGTTATTAATTCTGGTGTGGGACGTATTTTCTACGACCAGCGAAGTACCAGATTTTTCACGTGTCGTTTTACTTAGGATGGTATATTCCTTAAACAAGGTTTTGTACGAAACAGGCTTTTCTTTTACCAGCACATAGGGCGTTTCCTGCCCTTTACCGGTATATAAGCGTATATCTGTGTAAGCTTCATTGAGATGACCTGTAATATAGGGAGAAAGGTAAATCCGGTAGTAGTTGTTTTCAGGAACTTCGTTTACCGCTGCTTTAAATTGGAAGTGTTGCCCCCAACTTAGGAATGGCAGTATGATTCCCAACAATACGCCTATCTGGTTTATTATAGCACGTTTCATTGTTTTGTAGGCTCCTCTCCGGATGCTGCATTTTCATCAGCCAGAATAATCCTCTTCAGGTTTTGATACATAAAAGAAATCACCAGCAACAATACACCCAGTGAGATAAAGGCTGCAATTTTTCCGCCTTCCGAAATACCGCGAATATCATAGATAAACAGCTTAAGCAAAGTAAGGGTGAATAGACTCAATGAAATAATGCGCAGATCTTTGTTTTTTTGACGTAACCCAATAAACATGAGCGTAAAAGCACATATACCCCATAAAATCGGGAAACCTACTTTGGCAGTTTGGGTGATCAAACTATTCATTCTACTTACCATGGCTTCCTCCGAAGAAACCGCTGTACCAGACAAATTAAAGTAGATCACATGATAGAGCAGTTCAGCACTGGCGATATATACAAGCACTGCACATAAGAACCATAGCAATAGGGTAGAAACCACCTGGATGTATCCGTCAAATATTGTTTGATGCATAAACCCATATATCACCAACATAGCCACCGCAATCAAACTCAGGTAATGAAAAAGAAACCCAATAAATTCCTGCTGGCCATATATAAAATGCATACGCAGTAATGCCATAACCGCCGGGTTATACACTGCCAGATACAAGACAATGCCAATTAAACTCAGCATAAGGACATAGGTAAGTGTAATACCTTTTTGTCTGCTGTAGAAATACACACCATTAATAAAAATCAGATTGTAACAACCCAGTATAATGGTACGGCTCTGCCCGGAATCAATATAGGTGAGAAGCTGGTAGTTAAGTTCCAGCAGGCCTGTCAGGTAAATAGTTAGACCCAATACAATCTGTAGTACCTGTTTGTAAGGCAGAATTTCTAATTCAAAAATGGTAAAGTCGACAGGTTCGGTTTGCTGGCGGAGCAGACGTAAATTGGCAAATAAGCTGATAATGGCAATCAGGCCGGTAATAAAGGCTTTATTAATTAATATTGGAAGAGGATGCACAATAGCATCTGCGGTGTAAATGTTTCTCCAGTCCATCACCAGGCTGATCAGCATTAACCCGGTTACAAGCACCGAACTGACAGCAACCAGCTTTAACCCGGATTTTTGTGATAACCAGAGCAGCAATACAGCTTCCAGTGCCCAGAACATGGTAATATAATTGCCTTCCAGCTGTACTGGCACCGCCAGACTGATAAAAGTAATGACCAGTCCGATCAGTAAAAAGATAAGATTGCGGTCTACGTTGCGGTTTTTGTATAAGACGAAAGCAAATATACAGTTGAACACAGCCACACATACGGTAAACAAACCTTGATACAATCCGCCTCTGATTTCTGCTAAAATCACCATGCCTGCTGAATAATACAAAAAAGTATTGCTCAGTAAAATAGTAATTTCTGCCGGTGCAAATTTCGTCTGCCGTCGGATGTTGTTAATTACATTCATCAGAAAGAATACAATATAGAACAAAGTCGCAAACAGCAGCGCACCCTGCAAAGGAGGATTAGCAACCCCAACTACCTGAGTTTCCAGCCATCCGCCATAGAGAATAATAGTAAACACATAGGCAATCCAGTTGATAATATTCCATTTTTTCAGATACGCCAGCACCAGCATTCCTACATTCAGGATCAGAATATATGTGAAAAGTACCTGGTAATTGCCCGAACCAGTACTTAACATAAAAGGCGTAGCAAATCCACCCAGAATAGAAAGTACTGCCAATTCTACCCGGTTGTAGGAAACAGATAATACAATAGAGAAACCAGTAATAATCACCATCAGCACAAATGCGGCAGTCTGGCTGAAAATCTGGTATTGATGGAAAGCAATAGCGATGGTAAAATACAATACCGCCAGACCGCCGCCAACCAATACGGAACTAAACGCAGCAAATTTGTGCCGGAGCCTGTGAGCCAAGCCGATTAAGATGCCGCCAGCCAGAATGCCAATGCCTACCCGTCCTATTTCATTGATCCATTCTTTATCAATCGCAAACTTTACAAAGTAGCCTATTCCCAGTACCAGAATAGCAATCCCAATTTTATTAATTAGATTTTCGCCAATGAATTTTTCTAAATCCGGATTATTTTTCAGGAAATTCTCAAAGAAAGAAGGCTGCTCTTCCTCTACTTCAGGTTGCGGAACCTGCGGTGGTTTAGGCACGGATTCCAAAGCTGGTTCTGCTTCCAGCCGGGATCTTTTCTGTAGTATTTTAACTATTTCGGGTTGTGGTTCAGGAAGAATAACTTTCTCTGGTTGCACTATTGCCGGTGGTATATTGATTTCCGGTATAATTATTTTCTTTTCTTCCTGTGAAATGACAGTACTTTTTCTGGATGCTTCAATGTCAGATCTAAGCTGGCTTAATTCCTTGAAGAAACCATCTAAACGGTAATTAGTTTGCCGGGTCTGGTCAGAGAGTTTGTTGCCCAGCCAAAGTACCATACCTATCAGCACAACAAGTAAAAATATTTCCATTTCGGGTTTAGTTTTATTTCACTTCAAAAAGTCAGGTTTGGCTCATGCAAGTTCAGCTAAAAATACCTTAGCCGGAAAGTCATATGTACTTGCTAAATAGATTTGTTCTCAAGTTAACAGGCCAGGACCAGCATCCAAAAACCAGGCTTTTTAAGGGATGTAATGAATGAAAGGTTGTAAAATAACAATAGCCGCTTTCGATTGTATCAACAAAGGCGGCTATTGTTAAAAATAAAAAATAAATTCTAAAAAAAAGTAGCAATGAAGGAGTTTTTGCGTACATTTTCATAAGAATTGTGAAAGCAATTCATAATGCAAAAAGTGTATATCAATAAAGGCTTCTGTTTCTGACAGAGGCTTTTTTTATGTGTGAAAAGTACAATCAATCTTAGGAATGCTAAGATATACTTTTAACAGTAGCTTCAAAATAAAATGCTGATTTTTTTGTAAAAACTCTACTTCATTTAATTTCGTCTCTTCAATTCACTATTGAACAATATGGCTTATTAGCCGGATTAATTGGAAAGGTACGTATAAATACGTATTTTGTAAATAATACGTATAATAGTGTAACTTATCTATTCATAAATAGTACAATTATGAATAAGGAGTTTTTAGTAATTTTATATTTTTTTATTAATTTTTTTATATCTATGGCCTTCTATGTAAGAATCGAGGATTTAGAAGGTAACATCAAATCGTATTTTAGATTTGAAGATGAACTTAAAGCGTACATGTTTTATGATATTATATGTACGAGTACATCTGGTAAGCCTGCCAAAATAAAACTAATGGACAGTAACTTTGTTGTATTGGAATCTGATCAGGATTTAAATAAACCCATGGATTATTAATATTTCCCCAGATTTGAAGGGATAAAATACGTCTGTAATATCAGTTCAGCTTGTCATAGCTATTAAAATTGTTGCTCTATTCAACTTATACATTACAATAGTCAGGATTTATATATTGCTTATATAAATCCTGACTATTGTAATGATGTTAAATGAGATCAGATCTATTTGATTTTGGAATAATCTGTAGGAGCCATATAGACAGATTCTACCTTTTCAGTTAGCGAACCATTCACTTCAGATGCTTTTTTCGCTTCTATCCAGGTAGGATCTTCCCGGAAAGCTTTAAAGGAGGCTTCCCCAGATTCTTTGCTCTTATGGGCCAGTATATAGACTAGTGTATTGGGTTCAGCGCCATCTTTACCTAGTACTTCCCAATAACCAATATTGGTCATGCCATGCTTTTTGAAAAGCTTGATCGTATGATTGCGGAAGCGGGCATGCAGGTCTTTCAGTTTGCCGGGAGGACAAGTATAGGTACGAAGTTCAAAAGTACGGAGCTCCTTTCCTTTGGAAGGGCCAATTTTAGGAGAATAATCTACGGCATTCATAAAAGTAGATTCTACCTTGGTTACAAGTTTGCCATTTACTTCGGAAGCTTTCTGTACTTTTTGCCATTCAGGGTCACTTCCAAAATCTTTCCATGCTTTATCACGGGCTTCTTTGCTGGGGTAGGCTAGTACATAAATCAGTTTATTATCCGGATTATCCAGTGGAACCCAGTAACCAATATTGGTCATGCCATGCTTTTCAAAAATTTTAGTGGTATGATTTCGGAAACGGGCTTGCAGGTCTTCAAGTTTGCCAGGAGCCGCATAATAAACACGCATTTCATAATAGCGCGAGTCATTGGCAGCCATCGCACGAAGTGCAAAAAAGGAATCTATAACGCCGGCTATTGCCAGTATAATTACAGATTTACGAAAAAGGTTAGGGTGCATGTCGAAAAAATTATAATAAATTTATAGTTTGACTG from Rhodocytophaga rosea carries:
- a CDS encoding GntR family transcriptional regulator, which translates into the protein MEFKDNQAIYLQIANHFFENILQKKWNSGEKIPSIRDMAVQFEVNPNTTMRTFNYLQDKGIIFNKRGIGYYVADDGYEKARALKKEQFVNEDLAGFFRNMQMLGISFEDLKRYYHEFSNGNHN
- a CDS encoding head GIN domain-containing protein, producing the protein MKTSNKLILGFLTLILIAITVFVAVAKYYQYADTVTGNGKNTSNVRQVTDFNSIEVSGKISVNLTQGAPTKVEVKGDENLIVLIRTEVSGNQLRIYTKDKINRQTKIEVDVTVPNIESLHLSGGANIQSTNELKGEELALKTSSGSQATLALQYKNLTSDSNAGSILKLSGQVEEASFEASAGSIINAFDLNARKCSVQANAGSMTEVKVLDQISADISSGSSLTYDGEPAVRDVNASSGGMIRKK
- a CDS encoding DUF2339 domain-containing protein; protein product: MEIFLLVVLIGMVLWLGNKLSDQTRQTNYRLDGFFKELSQLRSDIEASRKSTVISQEEKKIIIPEINIPPAIVQPEKVILPEPQPEIVKILQKRSRLEAEPALESVPKPPQVPQPEVEEEQPSFFENFLKNNPDLEKFIGENLINKIGIAILVLGIGYFVKFAIDKEWINEIGRVGIGILAGGILIGLAHRLRHKFAAFSSVLVGGGLAVLYFTIAIAFHQYQIFSQTAAFVLMVIITGFSIVLSVSYNRVELAVLSILGGFATPFMLSTGSGNYQVLFTYILILNVGMLVLAYLKKWNIINWIAYVFTIILYGGWLETQVVGVANPPLQGALLFATLFYIVFFLMNVINNIRRQTKFAPAEITILLSNTFLYYSAGMVILAEIRGGLYQGLFTVCVAVFNCIFAFVLYKNRNVDRNLIFLLIGLVITFISLAVPVQLEGNYITMFWALEAVLLLWLSQKSGLKLVAVSSVLVTGLMLISLVMDWRNIYTADAIVHPLPILINKAFITGLIAIISLFANLRLLRQQTEPVDFTIFELEILPYKQVLQIVLGLTIYLTGLLELNYQLLTYIDSGQSRTIILGCYNLIFINGVYFYSRQKGITLTYVLMLSLIGIVLYLAVYNPAVMALLRMHFIYGQQEFIGFLFHYLSLIAVAMLVIYGFMHQTIFDGYIQVVSTLLLWFLCAVLVYIASAELLYHVIYFNLSGTAVSSEEAMVSRMNSLITQTAKVGFPILWGICAFTLMFIGLRQKNKDLRIISLSLFTLTLLKLFIYDIRGISEGGKIAAFISLGVLLLVISFMYQNLKRIILADENAASGEEPTKQ
- a CDS encoding NIPSNAP family protein, which encodes MHPNLFRKSVIILAIAGVIDSFFALRAMAANDSRYYEMRVYYAAPGKLEDLQARFRNHTTKIFEKHGMTNIGYWVPLDNPDNKLIYVLAYPSKEARDKAWKDFGSDPEWQKVQKASEVNGKLVTKVESTFMNAVDYSPKIGPSKGKELRTFELRTYTCPPGKLKDLHARFRNHTIKLFKKHGMTNIGYWEVLGKDGAEPNTLVYILAHKSKESGEASFKAFREDPTWIEAKKASEVNGSLTEKVESVYMAPTDYSKIK